Sequence from the Actinomycetes bacterium genome:
ACACCCACGTCCGGGTCGAGGGCCCGGCAACGCGCGACCTGCTCGGTGGCTTCCTCGACAACTGGGCCGAGGCGACCCAGTGCATCCTCACCGGCCGCGAGCACCTGCCCGACATCCCCGGCTTCGACCTCGCCCGCTGGCGGGCCCGGCCCCTGTCGGCCAGGGCCAAGGAGCTGGGCAGCGCGCTCGTCCGCCGGGAGCTGTAGTGCCCGGCGACCTCGTGGACCTCGGCCCGGCCACCAGCATCGTGCTGCTCGGCTTCGTGATCGCCGCGGTGCTGGCGGCGGCCGGTGCCGCCCTGGTCCGCGCCCCGCACCTGCCCCCGGCCACCGGGCGCGGCGAGCAGGTGGCCGAGAAAGTCACCCGCTGGCTGCAGCTGCGCCGCCTCTTGCACCGGAGGCTCGACCCGGCCCAGGCCACCGGCCTCGCCCTGACCATCGCGCTCGCGGTCATCTTCGTGGCGGCGCTCGTCTTCGGGCTGGTCGCCGACGCGTTCGCGTCCCGCAGCGGGCCGGCCCAGGCCGACGCGTCGGCGGCCGCCTGGGGTGTCCGCCACGCCACGCCCGAGACCGTTCGCCTCTTCCACCAGCTCACCCTGCTCGGCAGCACCCCTGTGGTGCTCGCCATCGTGGTGCTGTTCGGCGCCTTCGACGTGATGCGCCGCCAGCGCTGGTCGGGCGTTGCCTTCCTGGCGACCGTGGTCGTCGGCCAGAACCTCATCGCCAACGGGGTCAAGCTGCTGGTGCAGCGCGAGCGCCCGCCCGTGCCCCACCTGACCGGCGCCTCCGGGTACTCGTTCCCGTCCGGCCACTCGGCCGCTGCCGCGGCCACCTACGCCGCCCTCGCACTCCTGCTCGGCAGCGGCCGACGCTGGTCGGTGAAGGTGTGGCTGGGCACGGCGGCCGCCGCGGTGACTGCCGCCGTGGCCGCCTCCCGGGTGCTGCTCGGGGTGCACTGGCTCTCCGACGTCGTCGCCGGGGTCAGCCTCGGGCTTGGCTGGTTCGCGGTCTGCTCGGTCGCCTTCGGGGGCTCGCTGCTCCGCTTCGGCACCCCGGCCGAGCGGGCCGAGG
This genomic interval carries:
- a CDS encoding phosphatase PAP2 family protein; translation: MPGDLVDLGPATSIVLLGFVIAAVLAAAGAALVRAPHLPPATGRGEQVAEKVTRWLQLRRLLHRRLDPAQATGLALTIALAVIFVAALVFGLVADAFASRSGPAQADASAAAWGVRHATPETVRLFHQLTLLGSTPVVLAIVVLFGAFDVMRRQRWSGVAFLATVVVGQNLIANGVKLLVQRERPPVPHLTGASGYSFPSGHSAAAAATYAALALLLGSGRRWSVKVWLGTAAAAVTAAVAASRVLLGVHWLSDVVAGVSLGLGWFAVCSVAFGGSLLRFGTPAERAEVKDRTAGRAGFRWPWRRPPPDTPGPGPVGLPASELPTDATKGRSAMRDAEPQPTEEQVESRAGSLAAEPGNGADDTGAQARALLEESEERLEDPAARNPHDPGVIRRRSDEGVPVDE